A single window of Montipora capricornis isolate CH-2021 chromosome 14, ASM3666992v2, whole genome shotgun sequence DNA harbors:
- the LOC138032457 gene encoding AP2-associated protein kinase 1-like, whose protein sequence is MKKFFSSSGSGDHQSSFVGKTFVVGGCQCVVEEVIAEGGFSLVFLVRVPSGKRHALKRISVNNVHDLEICKQEIEIMKLLSGHKNTIKYLGCTINQTSPGIYEVLILMEYCREGHVVQLMNEHINSGLSESLVLKVFTDTCEAVAKLHHADPPVIHRDLKVENILRSDRGDFVLCDYGSATRRIVDPQKDGVTKVEEEIQKYTTLSYRAPEMIDLYSDKVISTKADIWALGCLLYKLCFFTLPFGESPLAIQSGQFTFPDNSRHSHQLNKLISYILNPDPDTRPDIYQVSYAAFTLRGLDCPVPNLNNSKIPDSLPEVSSEGQQKRDNAARDSSVKTKRQEGPVTTSLAPRQRPRAGQGVQQLATPQASTHLSHIASPQQNRKQYRGNVVVSNAHGFSHVASPRQNRRNVPPEHSIVPDQYAPHQQVPSNLGLRDHRDSSSSPDLMDVGQGPGGFHSTQQGLLHTYQQQMTREQYLQQQYLQQQQLAQHHYMQQQQQMMLRQQQQRILLQQQQQLYQQRQQFNYARDGSSGQQYPVVSRQSHHIQQPQQDVTQQFFQDNEHGAINPFYEYGQYGGYSKQPFQEYHTNQPHVTIQPSLNHTKPVPQQAKPENGDNKLLRPRYMSHNRSRSDPNFVANSDRGYQKQMASVTALQNAKNSNQQQQHRSPSDPSLNVTKEPEAQPEAPLVDIDSNSDPTPHWNPFSPYYDSNERGFVGNSNEDPDDDFAALRDSDKKEPTASSNVDCQQANIGHHEPDIGYQHIIGGSHHTNSIYYQPNVEHHQPKVVKLPSSECHLKDSTDIFGAASFGSQISEIQGVTSSVETSDLSDRPGRLREDHSVDLPPQVVQQDGNNPFLAGYRTSEVEKQLKFADQASSDSEEEKLELLEGANFAPPRSPGLSDPFGAAPFVVQKSKQSPLSKDAFGALPFAGPTTSRSTGRDNQSNNVQNSEQVLHSRSVSTSPFLNVTESTAGGVASTPFHDLSEGFANSTPFVKNVGREDPSGFVNPAADLVDNSDDPFGGVSFNANPAVKRRNARKQLGIKKEPPLGVPGGDNQSPRPRPRRLLPHTPDKPPGVTLSGQRILSVEAKVQDVAGIPVASQGTGKTDPKTTGKRSAYATT, encoded by the exons ATGAAGAAGTTCTTTTCTTCGAGTGGAAGTGGCGACCACCAAAGCAGTTTTGTGGGAAAGACATTCGTTGTTGGAGGGTGCCAGTGCGTGGTGGAGGAAGTTATTGCTGAAG GTGGATTTTCACTGGTGTTTTTGGTCAGGGTACCCAGTGGAAAACGACATGCACTCAAGAGAATCTCAGTTAACAATGTGCATGATCTAGAAATctgcaagcaagaaattgaGATAATG AAACTTTTATCAGGCCACAAGAATACCATCAAATACCTTGGTTGCACCATCAATCAGACCAGCCCTGGTATTTACGAGGTTCTCATACTCATGGAATATTGTAGAG agGGCCATGTTGTCCAGTTGATGAATGAGCACATCAATTCAGGATTGAGTGAATCCTTAGTTTTGAAGGTTTTCACCGACACATGTGAAGCTGTTGCTAAACTGCACCATGCTGACCCTCCAGTCATTCATAGAGATCTCAAAGTGGAGAACATTTTAAGAAGTGATCGTGGAGATTTCGTGCTGTGTGATTACGGTAGTGCTACAAGAAGAATAGTTGATCCACAG AAAGATGGAGTGACTAAGGTGGAAGAAGAAATACAAAA GTACACAACGCTATCTTACCGTGCACCAGAGATGATTGACTTATACAGCGACAAAGTAATTTCCACCAAAGCTGATATCTGG GCTCTTGGATGTCTTCTGTACAAGCTGTGTTTTTTTACTCTCCCATTTGGTGAAAGCCCTCTTGCCATACAAAGTGGTCAGTTCACTTTCCCTGATAACTCACGACATTCTCATCAGCTGAACAAACTTATCA gTTACATCCTCAACCCAGACCCTGACACCAGACCAGATATTTACCAAGTTTCTTATGCTGCTTTCACATTGAGAGGACTTGACTGTCCTGTTCCCAACTTAAAT AACTCAAAGATTCCAGATTCCCTCCCCGAAGTATCATCTGAGGGTCAACAGAAAAGAGACAATGCTGCTCGTGATTCTTCTGTTAAAACAAA GCGTCAGGAAGGTCCAGTTACAACATCTCTTGCTCCTCGACAACGCCCTCGAGCAGGCCAAGGCGTCCAACAATTGGCTACTCCTCAAGCCTCAACCCACTTAAGCCACATTGCCAGCCCACAGCAAAACCGCAAACAGTACAGAGGAAACGTTGTTGTTTCCAATGCACATGGCTTCAGTCACGTGGCAAGCCCGAGGCAAAACAGGAGAAATGTACCACCAGAACATTCAATAGTCCCTGACCAATATGCGCCTCATCAGCAAGTTCCAAGTAATCTAGGGCTTCGTGATCATCGAGATTCCTCGAGCAGTCCCGATTTGATGGATGTGGGGCAGGGTCCAGGAGGCTTCCATTCAACGCAGCAGGGTCTGCTCCACACCTATCAGCAACAGATGACAAGAGAGCAATACCTGCAGCAACAATATCTCCAGCAACAACAGCTTGCACAGCATCATTATatgcaacaacagcaacaaatgATGCTGCGACAGCAGCAACAACGCATCCTtcttcaacaacaacagcaactttATCAACAGCGACAACAGTTTAACTACGCGAGGGATGGCTCATCGGGACAACAGTACCCGGTTGTATCAAGGCAGTCACATCACATTCAGCAACCCCAACAAGACGTGACGCAGCAATTTTTTCAAGACAACGAACATGGCGCAATTAATCCTTTCTATGAGTACGGACAGTATGGCGGCTATAGCAAGCAGCCTTTTCAGGAGTATCACACAAATCAACCTCACGTGACAATACAGCCCTCTCTGAACCATACTAAGCCTGTCCCTCAACAAGCAAAACCTGAAAATGGCGACAACAAACTGTTACGTCCGAGGTACATGTCTCACAATCGATCCAGGTCTGATCCAAATTTTGTGGCTAACAGTGACAGAGGCTACCAAAAGCAAATGGCCTCTGTCACCGCACTGCAGAACGCAAAAAATtccaatcaacaacaacaacatcgaaGCCCCAGTGATCCCTCGCTCAACGTTACAAAGGAGCCAGAGGCTCAACCCGAAGCGCCATTGGTGGATATTGATTCAAACAGCGATCCTACTCCTCACTGGAATCCTTTCAGTCCATATTATGACTCGAATGAACGAGGCTTTGTTGGAAACTCTAATGAAGATCCCGATGATGACTTTGCCGCCTTGCGCGATAGTGACAAGAAAGAACCCACAGCTAGTTCCAATGTTGATTGTCAGCAGGCAAATATTGGACATCATGAGCCAGATATTGGTTATCAACATATCATCGGTGGTTCTCATCATACTAACTCTATCTATTATCAGCCCAATGTTGAACACCATCAACCAAAAGTAGTAAAATTGCCGTCGTCTGAATGTCACCTGAAAGACAGTACTGATATTTTTGGAGCAGCTTCATTTGGCAGCCAGATATCAGAAATACAAGGTGTGACATCAAGTGTGGAAACTTCGGATCTTTCAGATCGCCCTGGACGGCTAAGAGAAGATCACAGCGTCGATCTGCCTCCGCAAGTTGTGCAGCAGGATGGTAACAACCCTTTTCTCGCGGGCTACCGTACCTCGGAGGTTGAAAAGCAGTTAAAATTTGCGGATCAGGCATCAAGCGACAGTGAAGAGGAGAAACTTGAATTACTGGAAGGTGCAAATTTTGCACCACCCCGCTCCCCTGGTTTGTCAGATCCGTTCGGTGCAGCACCTTTTGTCGTGCAGAAATCTAAACAGTCACCCCTCTCAAAAGATGCTTTTGGAGCCTTGCCTTTTGCGGGCCCGACGACATCTCGGTCAACAGGTCGCGACAATCAATCGaacaatgttcagaattctgAGCAAGTGCTTCATTCGCGTAGTGTGAGTACAAGTCCATTCCTAAATGTAACGGAATCAACTGCTGGTGGTGTAGCTTCAACACCGTTTCATGACTTAAGTGAAGGCTTCGCAAATTCGACGCCGTTTGTGAAGAATGTTGGGCGTGAGGATCCGTCAGGCTTTGTAAACCCTGCTGCTGATTTAGTTGACAATTCGGACGATCCATTCGGTGGAGTGTCGTTCAACGCTAACCCAGCTGTCAAAAGAAGAAACGCAAGGAAACAGcttggaataaagaaagaaCCTCCCTTGGGAGTTCCTGGAGGTGATAACCAAAGTCCACGCCCACGACCCAGGCGTCTTTTACCCCACACACCTGATAAACCTCCTGGAGTGACTTTATCTGGCCAGCGGATTCTGAGTGTCGAGGCCAAAGTCCAGGATGTCGCGGGAATTCCTGTTGCAAGTCAAGGGACTGGAAAGACTGATCCAAAAACTACTGGGAAAAGATCAGCTTATGCAACCACGTGA
- the LOC138032459 gene encoding uncharacterized protein has product MEQGKSRCSGFLAFAVFLNFSLSLITVGFMVYKVRMLEEQIFRLQTDLSETEQTEYSGSYGGHLMQRSKRSSNKRDGSKNCVSCHNACVQLFGLGSAAKVRVKLNDTSHDVICMRGERGPQGKEGSRGRRGRPGYIGKAGKRGPPGQRGREGPRGRPGKAFSGNTSKFIEEIDVPRIITMPPTSFTAVEGQNVSLHCPAKGFPKPVVTWYKDGRELDNDYFDADTGQLIFLSIQFADRGLYRCEAKNFLGFDVGTVKIAVQVAPRFEEAPVVYHMAYENWDTTLSCQIFGYPPPAIKWTRSFRSLPHGRHLKAGKELVIWNVQREDRGPIMCRGDNHLGHVYALIVLVVNPVWSPVITTAPPPLITVKRLYDTVILQCAAKGSPVPTLEWRKDGVVISTNTTSTTDVAVNGKLVISKFNATDQGVYKCFFKNYDNGTAETTTTAELVGCGDPGVPVHGYKLGKNYWAGQLVTFACDTGYHLEGPTNRLCLHNGNWSEVMPTCQRLCDKPAHLENGYILGEQFWEGNNITFKCEKGYFLRGPRVSFCNAAGNWTTETPFCEGPEFEHSEILLNKTEYWELLKEWLAPVSTLPAKWKLCYRATDNGWAGSTFHSRCNSLGPTVSFIRVGEYIFGGYTERFWHSGGSYTESAHTFIFSFKNKDNLQPFKLHVKKPDRAIYGNNDYGPTFGDGHDIYIANYANGNRNSYNNLGHAYAQPTGYKYGSSNTRNLLAGSYNFKPNEVEVFYQSY; this is encoded by the exons ATGGAGCAAGGAAAATCTCGCTGCAGCGGTTTTCTGGCTTTTGCTGtgtttttaaatttctctttgagtttAATTACCGTTGGGTTTATGGTGTATAAGGTGAGAATGTTGGAGGAACAGATTTTTCGACTCCAGACCGATTTATCGGAGACAGAGCAAACTGAATACAGCGGAAGTTATGGTGGACATTTAATGCAACGAAGCAAAAGATCTTCAAATAAGCGTGACGGTTCCAAAAACTGTGTCAGTTGCCATAATGCTTGTGTTCAACTGTTTGGTTTGGGATCAGCTGCCAAG GTCAGAGTCAAGTTAAACGACACTAGTCATGACGTCATCTGTATGAGAG GGGAAAGAGGTCCTCAAGGAAAAGAAGGCAGCAGAGGACGACGGGGTCGACCAGGTTACATAGGAAAAGCAGGAAAACGTGGCCCTCCTGGCCAGCGTGGTCGTGAGGGACCCAGAGGACGGCCGGGAAAAGCTTTTTCAGGAAACACCTCCAAGTTCATTGAGGAAATAG ACGTGCCCCGTATCATTACGATGCCCCCTACCAGCTTTACCGCAGTTGAAGGACAGAATGTTTCCCTCCACTGCCCTGCAAAGGGCTTCCCTAAGCCAGTGGTCACGTGGTACAAGGATGGCAGAGAGCTTGACAATGATTACTTCGATGCAGATACGGGACAACTGATATTTCTCAGCATTCAATTCGCTGATCGAGGCCTTTACAGATGTGAGGCGAAGAATTTCCTGGGTTTCGATGTGGGAACGGTCAAAATTGCTGTACAAG TGGCACCTCGATTTGAAGAAGCGCCGGTCGTTTATCACATGGCATACGAGAATTGGGACACTACACTATCGTGTCAAATCTTCGGCTATCCACCGCCAGCAATTAAATGGACTCGCTCGTTCCGTTCACTACCGCATGGTCGCCATCTTAAGGCTGGCAAAGAACTGGTTATCTGGAATGTTCAAAGGGAAGACAGAGGACCAATCATGTGCCGAGGAGATAATCACTTGGGTCACGTGTATGCACTGATAGTTCTGGTTGTGAATCCTGTTT GGTCCCCTGTCATCACTACCGCACCACCCCCCTTGATCACAGTTAAAAGGCTGTACGATACTGTCATACTCCAGTGTGCTGCTAAGGGCTCCCCTGTCCCCACCCTAGAATGGAGAAAAGATGGAGTGGTAATTTCTACTAACACAACGTCCACAACAGACGTAGCAGTCAACGGAaaacttgtgatttcaaaatttaacGCCACTGACCAGGGCGTGTACAAGTGCTTCTTTAAGAATTACGACAACGGGACAGCAGAGACAACAACCACTGCAG AACTTGTTGGATGTGGAGATCCTGGTGTTCCTGTGCACGGTTACAAGCTTGGCAAGAACTATTGGGCAGGGCAATTGGTGACATTTGCTTGTGACACCGGATACCACTTAGAAGGTCCCACCAATAGACTCTGCTTGCATAATGGAAATTGGAGTGAGGTCATGCCGACAT GTCAACGTTTGTGCGACAAACCAGCTCATCTTGAAAATGGATACATACTAGGAGAGCAATTCTGGGAAGGAAATAATATCACTTTCAAGTGTGAGAAAGGCTATTTCCTCCGAGGACCTCGAGTAAGCTTTTGCAACGCCGCTGGTAACTGGACGACTGAAACACCATTCTGCGAAG GACCAGAATTCGAACATTCGGAAATTCTACTTAACAAGACCGAGTATTGGGAACTCCTGAAAGAATGGCTTGCTCCTGTATCAACACTGCCAGCTAAATGGAAGCTGTGTTACAGAGCAACGGATAATGGATGGGCTGGCAGCACATTTCATTCACGTTGCAATAGTTTGGGTCCAACAGTTTCGTTTATTAGAGTAGGAGAGTACATCTTTGGCGGATATACGGAACGATTCTGGC ATTCTGGTGGCTCCTACACGGAATCAGCACATACCTTcatattttcatttaaaaacaaagacaaccTCCAGCCGTTCAAGCTTCATGTAAAGAAACCGGATAGAGCCATTTACGGCAACAACGATTATGGTCCAACGTTTGGTGATGGACATGACATTTACATAGCCAATTATGCAAATGGTAATAGGAATTCTTATAATAACCTGGGACACGCTTATGCACAACCCACTGGGTACAAATATGGTTCTAGTAACACTCGAAATCTTTTGGCTGGATCCTACAATTTTAAACCGAACGAGGTGGAAGTCTTTTATCAGTCTTACTAA